ACAATAAACTATTTGCAAATAATATAATCCGGGTGGGTGTGGAAAGGGAAATTATTTTATGTGTGACACATGTTGGATAGCAAGAGGGGAACCAAAAATCGACCTTTTTCAAACTTCTAAAAATTAAAGCATTGTTgtcttaaaaatataataaaaatgattagACTACTTGGCTCTATGATTGATGGAAGTATTAAGAGAAAATCTAGCTAGAAGTGGTCAATAAAACCTAGTATTTGGATAAGTACTTCATTTGTTTATTCAAATGGATAAGAATGAACCAAGCCTTTAATTAGAAGACACAAATAATGAATTGTGTCTGAACGAGCTTTCGACAAATTGTCAAATtgataataacaaattaatatcATGAAACATAATAAATTAAGGGTAAgacacattttaaaatttttttaatattaccaAATTATTTCGTTTTAAATTCGTTTTCAAAATGtctttatataaaatcaatataaattaaaataatttaatagagaattatagtaaattattattaacttaAATTGCTTCACTATTACTAAATAAATCACTTTAACTTAAAGTTATTTAGTAGAAAATGGTACTTTGAAATAAATCAATTGATCTTAACCCGATTTATTAGGGCTATTAAatgtatataaattaattaaatcaatttcaCTAGAAAAGTGgtttctttataaattttttattgtaaaattaaaatttttattgtaaacatttttttataattattataaataattttatcaaatttaaaaatgtcTTTGCCAAGTGTTATGAGTatcatataaatttataatgtaCCTGTTATATATTCATTatataatcaaaatttttaaactttataacaatgtaatatatattttttaaactagGATTTTGATTACATGTGCTTGGTAAATGTGGTAGGTTTAGGTGGAAATCAATGATGAGGAGGGTGGTGGAGGATCATCATCATTATAGAAATGTTCATCAATAGTATCAGAGTTAAAACAAGAGATAATAGAATGGTGAGGCcatgaacaacaacaacaatcatcaAGAACTTCTATAATGCATTAGCATTATCATCATGATTATCATGTTTTTCGgagtttgtatttgaattttactCCAAATCTACTGTCAGATTTAtcgataaaaattttttatagtaaattaCGTAAACGCAgcattttcaataaaatgatATACCAATGACCGATTTTAATGGAAGATTTGTAGATAAAATTGGCACCATTGAAATAAGATTTCACGCCACTGATACCATGAGATCTAGTGTCCGAACATAAATCTAGCTTGTATTCAACGCAAAAGTCGCATCTCAATTTGACGGTAATAGCCACCGTTAAATCCAACGGTAAATTCGACAGTATTCAGCGTGTTTCTTGTAGTGTACAACCTCACCCTCAGGAAAACAAAATACATACAGGACCTTAGCTTTTAAAGAGAACAAACTTGGCTGAGACAAGACCGGTTCCAACACCCATGGTGAGCAACTTAAAGCTTACTACCACCAGTGACTCGTCTTTTGAGAACCCTACCCTTTACCGGTCGGTTGTGGGAGGCCTCCAATGCCACCATAACTCGGCCCGACATCACATTTGTTGTCAATAAAGTCTCCCAATACATGCCAAAGCTTTCCCAGCAACACTGGAAAGCAGTACAAAGAATAGTGCGGTATCTTGCTGGAACCTTAGATTTGGGAATACAATTTCACAAGAATTAGGACTTCAGAATCATGGCCTTCAGTGATTCAGATTAGGCAGCCGatattgatgataggtgatttACTGCAGGTTACTGTGTTTTTCTTGGAACGAATCTTATATGTTGGTCTAGCAGAAAACAAGCAGCAGTTTCTCGTTCGAACATTGAAGCTGAGTTTCGGGCTCTGGCTGATGCAATGACAAATTGTATTTGGTTGTAGAGAATCCTTCATGAAATGCACCTACTTTCTGAACCAACATCGATTCTGTTTTGTGACAACCAAAGTACGGTATTAATGACAAAAAATCTTGTACTTCTTAGCAAGTCAAAACATTTTGAAATTGATCTTCACTTTGTTAGAGATCGAGTTGTGAAGAAGCTGGCGCATATAGTTTACATACCATTCCAAGATCAAGTGACGGATATTCTAATCAAACATATTTCTCAGGCATTGTTTCTTAACTTCAGACCAAAGCTTAGAATTCTGACATCACCCTCTGATTTAAGGGGACATGATAAGAGAGAAGACGAAGTGGGGCTACTATCCTCTGGTCTAAGGGGGTATATTAGGAGATCAGACTAGAAAAAGCAGTATAGTGTTGGTTAAGTATCTATGCTAAGTTTGCAAGTTTGTTAGTATTAGTAGTTGTTGAGATATTTTTTCTGTTAAGAAGTTATTAAGACTCATTCGGGAGTGGATCCTTTTCAGTGGGAAAAAAACTGGATAGTGTCCAGTGTGTGGTCTCACTATTCATTGTTCTCTCTCTTATTAATTTATGGTCTCATTTATAGAATTAAAGGTGAGAGattacactttattctctccagtggaaaaaaaatggaaaagatccATTTTCGACTCATTCCATAGCATAAATACTTTACTGAAGTCTTGTAACAGACTAGTGATAAGAATTCAATTAAACATAGATTCatctaattctttttctgtCACTCTTCGTTCTTTCATCTCTTCTCTAAGTCATAGATACctttcaataattaataattattagataataatttaataaatttattaaattatctaataattttttactattaacttCGTATGAATTtttagggttaagtatgattttggtccccaATGTAGAGGCTGAAAATCGATTTCGTCCccaatttttttttcccttccCCTTTcaccccaaaatcaaccaaactCAACAGAAGTAGAACATAAGCCTACGCCGAACCAgaacccaccaccaccaccaccagtaTCATcatagtcatcatcatcatcatcagaactTTTCTTAAAATCAACCAGAAGTCCAAGCTGAATAAgaacccaccaccaccaccactattATTATcatggtcatcatcatcatcatcaaaagaataataaaactcAAAACAGAACCCACCACCACCcccaccatcatcatcaacacCAAAACCTACCACCACTCCCACCTCAGAAAATCAGAACTCAGAATTCCACAACAAATTCAGaatcacaaaacaaaaaattcagatatttcacaataaatttcacaaaaaattcaaaaatttcacaaaaaatctAGTtcacagagaagaagaagaagaagaagcggcgGACGGTGAGGGTCGTGGAGCAGCGGCGAGGACGCGGGTAGTAGAGCGAGCGGCGAGGACTGAATTACGAGGAGCAGGAGCGGCAGCAGCGACGGCGAAGAGTAGCGATGGTGGCCCTTAACTTTCTCCCTTCcgatctctctcttctcccttaGCTTTCTCCTCTCTTACTCTCTATTTTCCTTTCCAATAACAGGCGGCGGTGCAGCGGTACAACGGTGTGGTAGTGCGGCCTCCCCTTCCCCCCAATTCTCCCTCCCCCTACCCCTGATTCTCTTTCTCCCTCGCGtggctttctttctttctttttttattttataattttttaatgaaggataatttggtaataaaaaaaataaaattggtaaaaagaatgattttaaaacaaattgaaattttaaggACTATTTTATAGTGAAAAAAAGGTCGGGAATGAAATCGATTTTCAACTTCTATGTTGaagaccaaaatcatacttaactcgaatttttatcattttaaatataaattttttttcaataattaattatcttttgctatttttttaagagactcaaaactctttttataaaatagatatttaCTTCACCATCTAGTGATGACTTGGTACAACTATTATTAAGGGTATGTTTggaaattttaaaagtaattttttgaacttttaacttatgaaaaatagtaatattaatgtttggtataatttttaaaattaaattacagctttttaagaaattatttaggagtttatagaaaaattaaaaaaatatctacgatttaaaagttaaaattaatgCTACAGAGTAATTAATGTGATAATGATTGATAATGACCACGACAACTTATCTGACAAAGCTGCGTAAAAGTCGCGAGTATTGCTTGTACTTTGGATAAGAACACCAAATTCTCATGTTTCCATTCTTAAGTCTCAAAAGTGTCCCAGATCATCAGCTGTAAACATAAAACGGCACCCACTCTGACACACATGCGTGTCGTTCATAGGAATCATCGTGTGTTCGTGTCGTTTCCCTATCCATTCTCCAACTACAACTAGGACACACCCGgcctcttttctatttttttccatttcaaTTCTACAAGCTGTGAAAATTTTCATGACCCTTTGAAAATTCCTTGCTTTATTCTTCTTCCCTTTATTTGGTATATATCTTGGTCAAAATAATCCCATGTATTTGTCTCATGATGTTGGAGTTGTTTGTCTATTGACTCTTCTCTCTCTACCCCTTTATCTCAAAGTTTACAAATTCAAGTTCAAGCTCAAATTTTGAGGCGAATTCAGCTTCTGGGTCATTGAGATCTGAGAGAATATTTGATTGTGTGTTGGTATGGGTTCTAATTTGTCATCGTGTGTTTgtgatgatggtgatggtggTCCCTTGAAGCCAAGACTTGGGGACATACCAGAGAGTTGTGTGGCATTGGTGTTAATGTATTTGGACCCTCTTGATATATGCAAGCTTGCACGGTTGAATAGAGCGTTTCGTGGTGCTTCGTTGGCAGATTTCATATGGGAATCTAAGTTGCCTTTGAATTATAGGTTCATCATGGAGAAGGCTttggaagatgatgatgatgatgcttttTCAATGGAGGATTTGGGGAAGAGGGATGTGTATGCAAGACTCTGCAAGCCTAGTTTGTTTGACAATGGAACAAAGGttagatttttttaagttttagtaCTATGTTTGATGTGCAGTTTCTTATGTTGGATGTAGGTTTGGGAAATCACAAGAAAATAAAGTTAGGTCAATAGTCAACGGTTGAGTTGTGAGTTATGACTAATGATAAGTGTTTAATTTGACAAGTAGCATGGGATTGAAGTTATATGGTTGAATCTTGTAATAAATTTATGAGGAATAGGTTTTGATTAGATGGAGTTTTGAGAAGCTATGTAATTTTTGACCTAATGATAAACACTTAATCTAACCTCAAAAAAGGATGGAGGAGATTATGGGGTTGTTTGATCCACTTCATCATGCTTTTTAATGAGTGATTGGTGTAAATAATGTTGTGCTTGGTGTAGGAAATTTGGCTAGATAAGAAAACCGGTGGAGTTTGTTTGGCAATTTCTTCCAAAGCATTGAGGATTACAGGAATAGATGATCGGAGATATTGGAGTCACATTTCTACAGAGGAGTCAAGGTGAGAGATTATTGTAAGTGAAACtccttttattctttaattttgttcattggtcattttagctagttttttttctttttttttctttttttgtcttGGTATGAAAAATTTTCACTACTGGATTGGTTTCACACATTTTACACTGTGTTAGGCCCGCTTTCTGGCTCTAAAAGTTCAAGGATTCAGAAATTGGCACTTTCCCAAACTCCAATTTACTAAGATCTAAGAATATCCAACGTCAAAATCTAGTACATGTCTAAAGTTGGAACGATCACCTCAGAATTTTGGTCCTACGTACTTTCCCACAGGCTCAATCTAGAACACATGAAATCCGGGTCTATAATCTTGCACGAACCCCTTTTTTTAATTGAGAATTTAATTTGCATCTAGCGTTAATGCGGGATGTTTATGCACTaggctctttttttttattatttaatcaaaAATGTTTGGTAACTAAAGAAAATCAGCCATAATTTGCCttatttagcattcattaattGTTACGACAATTAATTAATGCTAAATAAGGCAAGTTCTGCCTGTTTTTTTTGTCTACCTATCATTACCCATTTAATTATGTGTTGCCACCTTTTGTATCGACTAAATGAATTGTCAGTAATTACTATAGTGcctaaaatttgttaaaaaaagaaaaagaaaagtcaatatttaatttaaaaatataaaaataaattcttaaatattcACTTTTTAACTTAAAAGGTAAGTTTTGCAAAATTCAGCACCGAATTAAAGGCACACAAAAATTGGCCGTCGTATATAAAAACTCAACTATGATTTGCATTAATATTATGTGTTTATTTATTTGGTTATGTTATTAGTTGCATGTGTTAAAAGAATATAAGACAACATTGAAATCccattaatatatattttcttttttctccaaACAGATTCCATACAATTGCATATCTTCATCAAATTTGGTGGCTTGAAGTGGAAGGAGATATTGAATTCCGATTTCCACCCGGGTCATACAATGTGTTCTTCAGGCTTATGCTCGGCAAGTCATCCAAGAGGCTCGGCCGTCGAGTTTGTAACTCCGAGCACATCCATGGTTGGGACATCAAACCTGTAAAATTCCAGCTAACAACTTCCGGTGGCCACGTGGTGTCGCAAAGCCATTTGGATAATCAAGGTCATTGGATCCTCTACCATGCCGGAACCTTTGTTTCTAAGGATTCCAATGACTTGATGAAGATCAAATTTTCATTGACTCAGATTGATTGCACTCACACAAAAGGTGGGTTGTGTGTAGATTCTGTGTTTATATGCAATAGTGGAGTAGGAAAGGGTGTAGATTGTTTTTGTAGATAGGGAATTAAGGCTTTGTTTGGTAATCATCTTATGAGACTGTTCTTGAATTGTTATGTTAAGATACTTAGCAAACACAACCTATGTGTATATAAATGAGGAATGGGTTGAGGCATTTGAGTTTAGTAGTTTTATGAGTTTTGAGTTGTAGCATACTAAGGGAAGTTAAAGTAGATTTTGATGCTTCCAAACATGGCTTCAAAGTTCAAGAGTTAGTTTTCCTTTAggtttttggttttgtttgtaGGACAATGTTGCACATACATTTTTGTACGTTTTTCCTTCCCTCTTTAGCCATAATATATGTGTGGGTTTTGTGTATATTTTTCTTGGTTAATATTGTGATTTGATTGCTTTGTTTAGTTGAGAGATCTTTAGCGGTTGGTGTTCTATTTCAGCTGGGAAACTCTTAGGAGTCAgaaagttttaatatttttggttATAATTTGGctagtataaatattaaattatttttataaataaattttattaatttatgtacgcaaattttaaaaaatataaatacaaactgtattaattcatatatgtaaattatatatattttttgtgtaaaacctatataaatataggtataaattattattggttaaatattagtaaaaaataataatatttattagtcaTATTGTATATGAAacactattttttctttattttttttatgagtgttagcagaaaagaaaattaagctcttttaattttgagggtaatcagtttttttatttatattttttaattgttcttctttttaaGAGTAAAGCCAGGGTATTCTTTGAAGCCGTGTGGCACCTCTATTTTTGGTGTAAATTGTTAGATTAGATATTGTTGTGGATTGTTTTTAATTCTCTTACAAAGAAAATTCTAGTCAAgtgttcaataatttttttggtctAACATTTACAAAATCTTAGGTAAATTTCAAACAGAAAACCCAAccacaaacaaaaaagaaaatgcaacaaaaatttCTTATAGTAGCatgttttattttgatataaagagatacaaaatataatatttatgtgtgtatatttttttttcaaattgttcATAAATTTGTAATAAAGATACAAATTATACAAGACTCTTTATGTGCATGTGTGTAAAAAACTAAGAACCGATAAAACGATGCTGCTACTCCAGAAATTGATAGAATGTTCTGCTCCCCAACTTTAGTATTAAAAAcgaaaatcacaaaattaaagagggaaaaCGTCTTATCAAAATCTGAAAACAGTTTTGCCATTGATGTGGATTTGAGGTGAATGATGAattgaggaagaaaaagaagtaaaggAGTGAAGGTGAAAGAGGAGAGTGAAGAAGTGAGAAAGGGAGTGAATAGAAAAGAAAGCATGCCAAAAACAGAATTAGGGTCCGTTTGGAAACacctatttttttaacttttggcttataaaaagttatattaaTAGTGTTTggtacaattttttaaataaattttttattttttaaaaagttatttaaaagcttttgaagaagttaaaaaatatgattttttctattttcaaaagttattttatcaCTCTTATTTCATACACAActttaaaacaagaatttttataataacttttcaaacacaaaataacttatttaaaagttattaataaaaattcttatattttaaattttttttcaaaagaacttaTTTAAGAAGTTAGTCTTATAAACTATTAGCCAAAACTAATTGCCCTTCTACAATTTCTAAATTACATGATTTATATCTCTCTTTTTGATTGCGATTGTTGATAAAAGTTGTTATAATAGAGATACACGTTTGTAGGTCTAAACATCATTACGTCTTTGTCTCTTACCTCTcatgtatctttattttattggtGTTTAGGTGAATCTATATCATTTTCAATCTTATCCACGAAACAATTTAATGTAGAAACACTGACATATTTCTACAGATACATTCCATCGCCAACTCAATTATTTAGAACTCTTGTAACTTCAACATAAACACGTCTATCTAAATTATCAAAAATCTCTGCGACCTAATTTATCCAACCAAATTATATAAacgtttttatatttatatatatcttttcttttttttatcttttttttttgttattgtcaTTGTTTCACCATCACCATCGCTACCACCTCATCTTCTTCCCCTTCCttactttttctttatattttttttttctttcttttcctcgtctatcatcatcatcatatcgtagtaaaaaaaaaacaaaaaagaattataaaaaataaaataaaataataatttaaaaaataacagaaaataagaaaaaatttaaaattatgtaaaatttataaaaataaatatcaaatttttttaacaataacaTATAGATATCTTAGTTTTAACACCGAAATTTTcggtgttatttttgtttttaacaaaaatttaatctaatAAGTGTGAATTTAttcattcaattaaataaaattacaatacATATTTATTCAAgtttaatatgaaaataatactcctaaaagaaaatgtaagagtaaaagaaaagaaagaaaaatcaaaaaaagaataagaaacaaaaaaaatgcaatattaaaaaaatatttctatatttataacaaaatttcgatgttaaaatcatgaaatttcGATGCTATTTTTGTTACTGTGAAAAATTCAgtattattttctaataaaatttacATAACTCAAAACTCCTCTCATTCCTTATCAtcattatcttaatttttttatttcaactcCTCTCATTCTTTATCAtcattatcttattttttttatttcaacatCTCAGAATTCTTTTGTTTAAATCtcaacaacaaaaaatcaaacaaaaaaaaaatagacataATGCAAAAACCACCAAAAGGatgaaaaaaaatacagcaataacaataaaaaaacaaaaaatcaaacaaaaaaaagatagaCATAATGCAAAAACCACCAAGAGGacgaagaaaaaaatacagcaataacaacaataaaaaacgccgatgatataaaaatatgtaaaagaagaaaaaaaaaacacaaaggaaaagaaaaacgcaaagaaaaaaaaaataaaactaatttttgttgaatttaaacTAACTTTTGACATCACTCAAATTATAGGTCACTTTTATTCACAATAAAAATACCCTTTCCGTAAAAGAGAATATAAACCTCAAAAGGTTAcccaaaaggaaaataaaaacctCAACCTATGAAAATAGAGGATAACTATCCATAAGACACAATAGaacattaaataataataataataacaccgCTCACAAATTCACCTAGTTTTCCGTCCTAAGAACTTAAAATAGTGGAGAAAGAATCAAAATGGAACAAATTTACTATCATGTTTGTTCAGATTTAAACAGGATGTTAAAAGCAGTTGTGTTGTGTCGTTTGAACATTAGTTCTGCCATTTCTTTATATAAAGCTTTTCCGCAGTTTCAGTCTATCCAATTGATCccccaaaagataaaaataaaactcaatAGTGGTAATTTTATAAATGCTTACGTCCATTAAAAATGTAGCAACCTTAATCAAAACTCTACCAAAATCGAAGACAAACAAAGAACATACCATTTCATGAAACAAAATCACATGTTTACTTAAAGCACTTGGCATCCAAAAGAGACTCTCCCTCAAATGGTTCATGATCTTCAATCATCTGATTGACgcgttccttttgattttcATCAGATATGTCAACCTTACTCCACTCATAAAGCTCCATGTCATAGCATTCATCCATCACAAACTTGGGGATTTCTGGACCACGGAAAAGCCACAACCCCTTCACCTTGAATGGTGGCTGGGATCCAATCACAAGCATCTTTCCAAATGCATACTTACGGGCCAAATCCATCCGCTGAAGAAACCCACCAACTTTGTTCATTGTCACAAACGAAACAGTGTTCTCATCATTGTACTTGTAATCACAAAACCACAAAGAATATCCTTCCGGATCATACATGTCCCAAAATCCTgcattatatgaaaaaaattggaaTCCATTTCTTAAGACATAATTTGAAATGACAAGTAACCATAAATCTTGCAACGGATCAAGCTACACAGATACAATGAAAATACCTTTGATTGCAACCTCACGGAAATTAGTTTTGGTGTTCGAATAGAGCCTTTTCCATTCATCCAATATCATCTTACTTGGGGGGAGAAGATCAAGAGGATTCTTGGGTTTTGGCTTGGGagcttcttcctcctcttcttctactttGGGCTTTTCCGGTTCTTTTTTCGCCTCTTTCTTTGGCTCATCCTTCGCCTTGGGCTTAGATTCTTTTGGCTGGGCAGGCTTCTTAGCAGATGGAACCGGGGGGACAGCGTCCGCCTGCTTGACTTGACCAAGTATCTTGCGGAAGTTTGGCTGATTAACCAAGGTCCAGAAGTATCTCTCGACATGAGGAAACTCTGAGGTGAAACTCTTGATCATGATATTAGTGAAACCCAAATACAAGTTGCATGTTGTTATGATGTCAGCCAGGGTCACAGTGTGTCCAACCAGGTAAGTATTAGTGGCAAGATGAGTGTTCAACGCACCCAAAGCTCTCTTTAGGGAAGAAATTGCAGCCTCCTCGGCCTTCAttccaaaaagaaaataaaattgaagctaaccattagtggcactaacaacataatatagaaagaaaatagaaaaatcatgAACATAATCAAGTGATTTCAACTTTATTAAATGAACATATATACCACTCATTCATCAC
This sequence is a window from Arachis duranensis cultivar V14167 chromosome 2, aradu.V14167.gnm2.J7QH, whole genome shotgun sequence. Protein-coding genes within it:
- the LOC107473326 gene encoding elongation factor 1-gamma, which gives rise to MALILHAGKSNKNAYKALIAAEYAGVQVQLAPNFEMGVSNKTPEFLKMNPIGKVPVLETPEGPVFESNAIARYVARVKGDNTLYGSSSIDYGHIEQWIDFSSLEIDANIGRWFAPRKGFGPYLPPAEEAAISSLKRALGALNTHLATNTYLVGHTVTLADIITTCNLYLGFTNIMIKSFTSEFPHVERYFWTLVNQPNFRKILGQVKQADAVPPVPSAKKPAQPKESKPKAKDEPKKEAKKEPEKPKVEEEEEEAPKPKPKNPLDLLPPSKMILDEWKRLYSNTKTNFREVAIKGFWDMYDPEGYSLWFCDYKYNDENTVSFVTMNKVGGFLQRMDLARKYAFGKMLVIGSQPPFKVKGLWLFRGPEIPKFVMDECYDMELYEWSKVDISDENQKERVNQMIEDHEPFEGESLLDAKCFK
- the LOC107473327 gene encoding F-box protein PP2-A13, encoding MGSNLSSCVCDDGDGGPLKPRLGDIPESCVALVLMYLDPLDICKLARLNRAFRGASLADFIWESKLPLNYRFIMEKALEDDDDDAFSMEDLGKRDVYARLCKPSLFDNGTKEIWLDKKTGGVCLAISSKALRITGIDDRRYWSHISTEESRFHTIAYLHQIWWLEVEGDIEFRFPPGSYNVFFRLMLGKSSKRLGRRVCNSEHIHGWDIKPVKFQLTTSGGHVVSQSHLDNQGHWILYHAGTFVSKDSNDLMKIKFSLTQIDCTHTKGGLCVDSVFICNSGVGKGVDCFCR